A window of Fundulus heteroclitus isolate FHET01 chromosome 15, MU-UCD_Fhet_4.1, whole genome shotgun sequence contains these coding sequences:
- the LOC105929480 gene encoding pro-opiomelanocortin, translated as MVCRCWLFMALMGFMCSSGSGSTCLESSACSDMRDEDKLQDCLHLCTSPVQPEIEPLSGADQQEYDGFDDPDGDDDDNGDLLLSIILATLASEGKIPEEDLNAHDDRRRSYAMEHFRWGKPFGRKRKPVKIFPSALDDEAFPLRARRHLSWNKAEAKGGVVKGKPQDQDSLRSRSRSRSRAPPGLPERKADTYRMSHFRWGSPPASKQSKGLVKQWEEKPRGKLAKLLKNILAKDVKMIMG; from the exons ATGGTGTGTCGGTGCTGGTTGTTTATGGCTCTGATGGGATTCATGTGCAGCTCTGGGTCTGGCTCAACGTGCTTGGAGAGCTCTGCTTGTAGTGACATGAGGGACGAGGACAAATTACAG GACTGTCTTCACCTCTGCACATCCCCGGTCCAGCCTGAAATCGAACCTCTCAGTGGAGCAGATCAGCAAGAGTATGATGGTTTTGATGACCCTGATGGGGATGACGACGATAACGGCGACCTGTTGCTCAGCATCATTCTCGCCACTCTGGCGTCCGAAGGCAAAATACCAGAGGAAGATCTGAACGCCCACGACGACCGGCGTCGCTCCTACGCTATGGAGCACTTCCGCTGGGGGAAGCCCTTCGGCCGAAAGCGAAAGCCCGTCAAGATATTCCCGTCCGCTCTGGACGACGAGGCCTTCCCCCTGAGGGCTCGCAGGCATCTGAGCTGGAACAAGGCCGAGGCAAAGGGAGGCGTCGTTAAAGGAAAGCCTCAAGATCAGGACTCGCTGAGGTCCAGAAGCAGGTCGAGGTCCCGAGCGCCACCAGGCCTGCCGGAGAGAAAAGCTGACACCTACAGGATGAGTCACTTCAGATGGGGCAGCCCACCTGCATCCAAACAGAGCAAGGGCTTAGTGAAGCAGTGGGAGGAGAAGCCTCGGGGAAAGCTGGCCAAGTTACTGAAGAACATTTTAGCGAAGGACGTAAAGATGATAATGGGATga